Proteins encoded by one window of Arachis ipaensis cultivar K30076 chromosome B04, Araip1.1, whole genome shotgun sequence:
- the LOC107639717 gene encoding putative pentatricopeptide repeat-containing protein At5g09950: MRCFGGTSYPRCQRRLFYNSRHAVTVFPPPQKLLHDKLSHHQLNSPPLSLEYHDLLAQRYKSSSSVRDAHQLHLQLYKTGFSSDVFLSNTLVNIYVRIGNLFCARKLFAEMPQRNTVSWSCLISGYAQNGMPDDACILFKEMISAGLMPNHYAIGSALQACQDGGPTRLKLGMDIHALISKSPFSSDIILSNVLMSMYSNCSGSIDDARRVFDEIQIKNSTSWNSIISVYCRRGDPTSAFELFSSMQREATELTFTPNEYTFCSLVTAACSVFDCRLILLEQILTRIEKSGFLQDLYVGSALVNGFARYGLTEWAKIIVRQMRNMNVVTMNGLMVGLTRQHQGEEAANIFKEMKDMVQINAESYVVLLSAFTEFSNLNEGKRKGQEVHAYLIRRELFDFWIPIGNALVNLYAKCGAIHNACSIFQLMPNKDIVSWNSMISGLDHNEQFEEAVACFNTMRRHGMVPSNFSVISTLSSCASLGWIMLGRQIHGEGIKLGLDSDVSVSNAILTVYAETDYMNECRKVFFQMPEYDQISWNSFIGALATSETSVSEATKYFLEMLRAGWRPNRVTFINILAAVSSLSLLELGRQIHTLILKYSAFDDNAIENALLAFYGRSGQMEDCETIFSRMSERRDEVSWNSMISGYIHNDTLHKAMDLVSYMMQEGQRLDGFTLATVLSACASVATLERGMEVHACAIRACLETDVVVGSALVDMYAKCGKIDYASRFFELMSVRNMYSWNSMISGYARHGHGQKALKLFTEMKQQGQLPDHVTFVGVLSACSHVGLVDEGLEHFKSMNEVYGLAPRIEHFSCMADLLGRAGDVNRLDDFIKTMPMDPNVLIWRTVLGACCRTNGRNTELGRKAAKMLIQLEPQNAVNYVLLSNMYAAGGMWGDVAEARLAMRKAAVKKEAGCSWVTMKDEVHVFVAGDQTHPEKDKIYEKLKELMKKIRDAGYVPESKYALYDVELENKEELLSYHSEKLAIAFVLTRKSELPIRIMKNLRVCGDCHTAFKYISKIVNRQIVLRDSNRFHHFDGGACSCGDYW, encoded by the coding sequence ATGAGATGTTTTGGCGGTACCTCATATCCACGCTGCCAAAGGCGACTCTTTTACAATTCAAGGCATGCTGTCACTGTCTTCCCACCTCCACAAAAGTTGCTTCATGACAAGTTATCCCACCACCAACTAAATTCTCCACCTTTGAGTTTGGAGTATCATGACTTGCTAGCCCAGCGATACAAAAGTTCTTCTTCCGTGAGGGATGCGCATCAGCTCCATTTGCAGTTATACAAGACTGGGTTTTCCAGTGATGTTTTCCTGTCCAATACTCTTGTCAACATTTATGTCAGAATTGGCAATTTGTTTTGCGCACGGAAGCTGTTTGCTGAAATGCCCCAAAGGAACACTGTTTCCTGgtcttgtttgatttcaggatATGCACAAAATGGCATGCCTGATGACGCTTGTATTTTATTCAAAGAGATGATATCTGCTGGCCTCATGCCAAATCACTATGCCATTGGTAGTGCCCTTCAAGCTTGCCAAGACGGAGGTCCAACTAGGCTTAAACTCGGCATGGATATTCATGCCTTAATTTCTAAGTCTCCATTTTCTTCAGACATAATCTTGTCTAATGTGCTCATGTCCATGTATTCAAATTGCTCCGGTTCCATTGATGATGCTCGCCGAGTTTTTGATGAAATACAAATTAAGAACTCCACATCATGGAATTCTATTATTTCAGTGTATTGCCGTAGGGGGGATCCAACTTCTGCTTTTGAGCTATTTTCAAGCATGCAAAGGGAAGCCACAGAGCTCACCTTCACGCCTAATGAATATACCTTCTGTAGCTTAGTAACTGCTGCATGCTCTGTGTTTGACTGTCGATTGATTTTGCTTGAGCAGATTTTAACAAGGATTGAGAAATCTGGATTTCTACAAGATTTGTATGTTGGTAGTGCATTAGTCAATGGCTTTGCAAGATACGGCTTAACTGAATGGGCAAAAATAATTGTTCGGCAGATGCGTAATATGAATGTAGTGACTATGAATGGGTTAATGGTTGGATTGACAAGGCAGCACCAGGGTGAAGAAGCAGCTAACATATTCAAGGAAATGAAAGATATGGTTCAAATAAACGCAGAATCTTATGTGGTTCTTCTAAGTGCTTTTACTGAATTCTCAAATTTGAACGAAGGCAAGAGAAAGGGTCAAGAGGTTCATGCTTATTTGATTCGCAGAGAATTATTTGATTTCTGGATTCCGATTGGAAATGCACTTGTTAATCTGTATGCAAAATGTGGTGCCATCCATAATGCTTGCTCAATTTTTCAACTCATGCCTAATAAAGATATTGTCTCGTGGAATTCTATGATCTCTGGCCTTGACCATAATGAGCAATTTGAGGAAGCAGTTGCCTGTTTTAATACAATGAGGAGACATGGAATGGTGCCCTCAAATTTCTCAGTTATTAGCACTTTGAGTTCCTGTGCAAGCCTGGGTTGGATCATGTTAGGACGACAGATACATGGTGAAGGGATTAAATTGGGGCTTGATTCGGATGTTTCAGTTTCAAATGCTATTCTTACAGTATATGCAGAAACTGATTATATGAATGAGTGTCGGAAAGTATTTTTTCAGATGCCAGAGTATGATCAGATTTCTTGGAATTCTTTCATTGGTGCACTAGCAACTTCAGAAACATCTGTTTCAGAGGCTACAAAATATTTCCTGGAGATGTTGCGAGCCGGGTGGAGGCCTAATAGAGTcacatttataaatattttagcaGCAGTTTCTTCTCTTTCACTTCTTGAATTGGGCCGTCAAATCCATACCTTGATATTAAAATATTCTGCTTTTGATGACAATGCCATTGAGAATGCACTCCTAGCTTTCTACGGAAGGTCTGGGCAGATGGAGGACTGTGAGACTATCTTTTCCAGAATGTCTGAGCGAAGAGACGAAGTCAGTTGGAATTCCATGATTTCTGGATATATACACAACGACACCCTGCACAAGGCCATGGATTTGGTATCGTACATGATGCAAGAGGGCCAAAGATTGGATGGTTTCACTCTTGCCACTGTTTTGAGTGCATGTGCTTCAGTTGCAACTTTAGAGCGTGGTATGGAAGTCCATGCATGTGCTATAAGAGCTTGTTTAGAAACTGATGTTGTTGTCGGTAGTGCACTAGTTGACATGTATGCAAAGTGTGGAAAGATAGATTATGCGTCAAGATTCTTTGAATTGATGTCTGTGCGCAACATGTATTCTTGGAATTCAATGATATCAGGCTATGCACGTCATGGACATGGACAAAAGGCTTTAAAGCTTTTCACAGAGATGAAACAGCAAGGGCAATTGCCAGATCATGTTACCTTTGTTGGGGTCCTATCAGCTTGTAGTCATGTAGGTTTAGTTGATGAAGGACTTGAGCATTTCAAGTCAATGAATGAAGTATATGGACTAGCACCTCGAATAGAGCACTTTTCTTGTATGGCAGACCTCCTTGGGCGAGCAGGTGATGTCAACAGGCTAGATGACTTTATCAAAACAATGCCAATGGATCCTAATGTTCTCATTTGGAGAACAGTTTTAGGAGCATGTTGTCGAACAAATGGCCGAAATACAGAGCTAGGACGGAAGGCTGCCAAGATGCTTATTCAGCTAGAGCCCCAGAATGCTGTGAACTATGTGCTGCTTTCGAACATGTATGCTGCTGGCGGGATGTGGGGAGATGTGGCGGAGGCAAGGCTGGCAATGAGGAAGGCTGCAGTGAAGAAGGAAGCTGGGTGTAGTTGGGTGACAATGAAGGATGAAGTTCATGTATTTGTGGCTGGAGATCAAACACATCCGGAAAAAGATAAAATCTACGAAAAACTGAAGGAGctaatgaagaaaataagggATGCTGGATATGTGCCTGAAAGCAAATACGCACTCTATGATGTTGAACTTGAAAACAAAGAAGAGCTGTTGAGCTATCATAGTGAAAAGTTGGCAATTGCTTTTGTTCTCACTCGCAAGTCTGAATTACCAATCAGGATAATGAAGAACCTTCGGGTTTGTGGGGACTGTCACACTGCTTTCAAATATATATCAAAGATTGTTAATCGGCAGATAGTTTTGCGAGATTCCAATAGATTTCACCATTTTGATGGCGGCGCATGTTCTTGTGGGGATTATTGGTGA
- the LOC107639716 gene encoding protein FATTY ACID EXPORT 3, chloroplastic, with the protein MMSFTMDSVSVLNLKLATTHVSVPFHKLPHCLSFDPLLRTRACRVSLAVPQHVGAGFLTLNGRTVRGPLTVVFAAPHEESEHRKIEVEEEDGELPKVGSEESQEAWKQAVDTFKEQALKFQGISQEAYELYSKKAIVVLKDTAEQLKIQADKARHDLSVAAKEITEEGKEYISTATENSPEVKEIVETFTSPSDDLSRISGVRDFYLGVPYGLLLSLGGFLNFMFTGSLAAIRFGVILGGVLLAFSISSLRAYKRGQLSPLALKGQAAIAVILFLREIRTIGRGSTFFTALISGVAAAFFVYRWILDGKQQKDSNLGSEAES; encoded by the exons ATGATGAGTTTCACCATGGATTCCGTTTCGGTCTTAAACCTTAAACTCGCCACTACTCATGTCTCCGTTCCGTTCCACAAGCTTCCCCATTGCTTAAGCTTCGACCCTTTGCTCAGAACTCGCGCTTGCAGAGTCTCACTCGCTGTTCCTCAACACGTTGGAGCTGGATTTCTTACCCTGAATGGACGGACCGTTCGGGGCCCTTTAACTGTTGTTTTCGCAGCTCCTCATGAGGAATCG GAGCATCGCAAGATTGAAGTGGAGGAGGAAGATGGTGAGTTACCCAAGGTTGGTTCTGAGGAATCACAGGAAGCATGGAAGCAGGCTGTGGATACCTTCAAAGAACAAGCCTTGAAATTTCAAGGAATTTCACAAGAGGCATATGAACTGTATTCTAAGAAGGCGATTGTCGTTCTGAAAGATACTGCAGAACAGCTGAAGATACAGGCTGATAAGGCAAGGCATGACTTGAGTGTGGCAGCGAAGGAAATCACTGAGGAAGGCAAAGAGTATATCTCCACTGCCACTGAGAATTCGCCCGAGGTGAAGGAGATTGTGGAAACATTTACCTCCCCAAGTGATGATCTCAGCAGAATATCTGGAGTTAGAGATTTCTACCTTGGTGTACCTTATG GTTTATTACTGTCTCTTGGTGGCTTCCTTAACTTTATGTTCACCGGAAGCCTTGCAGCCATAAGGTTTGGGGTGATTCTAGGTGGTGTGCTCTTGGCTTTTAGCATTTCAAGTCTTAGAGCATATAAAAGAGGACAGCTTTCTCCTCTAGCTTTGAAAGGCCAAGCAG CAATCGCAGTTATATTGTTTCTCAGAGAGATACGCACAATAGGCAGA gGATCAACGTTTTTCACTGCCTTGATCAG TGGTGTGGCAGCAGCATTTTTCGTCTATAGGTGGATTCTGGATGGTAAGCAACAAAAGGACTCCAACTTGGGAAGTGAAGCAGAAAGCTAG
- the LOC107639715 gene encoding vacuolar-sorting receptor 1, translating into MVKMGTKKLSFLLCVWVLVFGFCYGRFVVEKNSLKVTYPKSLKGSYECAIGNFGVPKYGGVMVGSVVYPKANQKGCKSFSDVDISFQTKPGSYPTFVLVDRGDCFFTLKAWNAQNAGAAAILVADDRSETLITMDTPEEMNAGKGDYVEKITIPSALISRSLADKIKDALSNGEMVNINLDWTEALPHPDERVEYELWTNSNDECGPKCDNLIEFLKDFKGAAQLLERKGFTQFTPRYITWYCPEAFLLTKQCKSQCINHGRYCAPDPEQDFSKGYDGKDVVIQNLRQACFYKVANASGNPWQWWDYVTDFAIRCPMKDNKFTEECSDQVITSLGANLKKIKECVGDPHADVENPVLKAEQDAQIGKGSRGDVTILPTLVINDRQYRGKLSRAAVLKAICAGFQETTEPSICLTQDMETNECLENNGGCWQDKSANITACRDTFRGRVCECPIVQNVKFVGDGYTHCEASGALRCTINNGGCWKGTQEGKVYSACIDDHTKGCKCPPGFEGDGINKCEDIDECEEKLKCQCPQCKCKNTWGSYECKCGSGLFYSQENDVCMGKYTASMSGGNFIGMIILVAAVAGIAGYAFYKIRIQRYMDSEIRQIMAQYMPLDNQPEVPSQLHHDI; encoded by the exons ATGGTGAAGATGGGTACCAAAAAGTTGAGTTTTTTGCTGTGTGTTTGGGTTTTGGTATTTGGGTTTTGTTATGGTAGGTTTGTGGTGGagaagaacagcttgaaggtgaCTTATCCGAAATCGTTGAAGGGTAGTTATGAGTGTGCAATTGGGAATTTTGGAGTTCCAAAATATGGAGGAGTAATGGTTGGTTCTGTGGTGTACCCAAAGGCGAATCAGAAGGGTTGCAAGAGCTTCAGTGATGTTGATATTTCGTTTCAAACCAAGCCTGGAAGCTACCCCACCTTTGTCCTTGTTGATCGTGGTG ATTGCTTCTTCACTTTGAAGGCATGGAATGCACAGAATGCTGGAGCCGCAGCTATTCTTGTAGCTGATGACAGGTCAGAAACATTGATCACAATGGACACACCTGAAGAAATGAATGCTGGAAAAGGCGATTATGTCGAGAAGATTACTATTCCGTCTGCCCTCATCAGCAGATCACTTGCAGATAAAATCAAGGACGCTCTCTCAAATGGTGAGATGGTTAACATTAATCTTGATTGGACCGAGGCTCTTCCACATCCTGATGAGAGAGTCGAGTATGAGTTGTGGACAAATAGCAATGATGAGTGTGGGCCGAAATGTGACAATCTAATCGAGTTTCTGAAGGACTTTAAAGGCGCAGCACAGCTACTTGAGAGGAAAGGGTTTACTCAGTTCACCCCTCGCTATATAACTTGGTATTGTCCCGAAGcatttcttttaaccaagcaGTGCAAGTCACAGTGCATAAACCATGGAAGGTACTGCGCTCCGGATCCCGAGCAAGATTTCAGTAAAGGGTATGATGGCAAAGATGTTGTTATTCAAAATTTACGACAGGCTTGCTTCTATAAAGTGGCAAATGCAAGTGGAAACCCTTGGCAATGGTGGGACTATGTGACTGACTTTGCAATCCGTTGCCCGATGAAAGACAATAAGTTCACTGAAGAGTGTTCAGATCAAGTTATAACATCTCTTG GTGCGAATCTGAAGAAGATTAAGGAGTGTGTTGGTGATCCTCATGCTGATGTTGAAAACCCTGTTCTCAAGGCTGAACAGGATGCACAG ATCGGAAAAGGCTCTCGTGGTGATGTCACTATACTGCCTACTCTTGTTATAAATGACAGACAGTATAGAG GTAAGCTGTCAAGAGCAGCAGTTCTCAAGGCAATCTGTGCTGGTTTCCAAGAGACTACTGAACCATCAATATGCTTAACTCAAG ACATGGAAACAAATGAATGTTTGGAAAATAATGGTGGTTGCTGGCAAGACAAATCTGCTAACATTACTGCATGCCGG GACACTTTCCGAGGAAGAGTATGTGAATGCCCTATTGTACAAAATGTGAAATTTGTTGGTGATGGATATACACACTGTGAAG CTTCAGGAGCCTTGAGGTGCACAATCAACAATGGAGGTTGCTGGAAGGGAACCCAAGAGGGCAAGGTTTACTCAGCTTGCATT GATGACCACACGAAAGGTTGCAAGTGTCCACCTGGGTTCGAAGGCGACGGTATCAACAAATGTGAAG ATATTGATGAGTGTGAAGAAAAATTGAAGTGCCAATGCCCACAATGCAAATGCAAGAACACTTGGGGAAGTTATGAGTGTAAATGCGGTAGCGGTTTGTTCTACTCACAAGAGAATGATGTTTGCATGG GTAAGTACACTGCTTCAATGTCGGGCGGGAACTTTATCGGAATGATCATCCTCGTTGCGGCTGTTGCTGGTATTGCTGGATATGCATTTTACAAGATTAGAATCCAG AGATATATGGATTCTGAGATAAGGCAAATCATGGCTCAATACATGCCCTTGGACAATCAACCTGAGGTCCCCAGTCAACTCCATCATGATATCTAG
- the LOC107636957 gene encoding uncharacterized protein LOC107636957, with product MGATPFTERILKEKLPKGFDNPTDMKYDGTKDPQEHLTAFKARMNLEGAADAVRGKAFPVTLAGPAIKWFNALPDGSIIGFHDISRKFMAQFTTRITKAKHPISLLGVTQRQDESTRKYLDRFNDECLTVEGLTDLVASLCLTNGLMNEDF from the coding sequence ATGGGAGCCACTCCCTTCACTGAAAGAATCCTGAAAGAAAAACTCCCTAAAGGCTTCGACAACCCTACGGATATGAAGTACGACGGAACCAAGGACCCCCAggaacacctaacggccttcaaggccaggatgaacctggaaggagcTGCTGACGCGGTTCGAGGTAAGgccttcccggtaaccctagCCGGGCCAGCGattaaatggttcaacgccctccccgACGGATCCATAATTGGCTTCCACGATATATCACGGAAGTTCATGGCCCAATTCACCACCAGAATCACCAAAGCTAAACACCCCATTAGCTTATTGGGAGTCACCCAGAGACAAGACGAATCCACGAGAAAATACCTCGATCGCTTCAATGATGAATGTTTAACGGTCGAGGGACTCACGGACTTAGTCGCAAGCCTTTGCCTAACTAACGGGCTCATGAATGAAGACTTCTGA